Proteins from one Syngnathus scovelli strain Florida chromosome 17, RoL_Ssco_1.2, whole genome shotgun sequence genomic window:
- the wu:fb63a08 gene encoding mucin-2 has product MLGGFCTHLLVTATLLFLSHTGTQCSRAENNISSIKLPDWKSHSEYLTQCSFDKHGNAVCDWTTSHQRSNSLRVETIESHALDQGEACLEFWYLVPTNAFKLGTFKSTTGRVEIWTSPALAQDSWRQVFVPLNIIESETTVVLETVSLETRVTFNRIGVRRGSCGHQCDPNKEIRTDPSTRCFCSDRQLSCTPSRCPEGQRCVGAQIRSPREASDAGLCTIHSNTDCSTFDGVLFRFTAPCNYILAQTCSSSEALSTFSVEVVSDHDGNSSLPAVQQVIVSVGDDRVSLLKWQTQRVVVNGIWRNLPLIFRSSTVKIKSSLAAVELETTFGLSVSYDNAGDVHIELPSVYSENVCRLCGNFNQLREDDLGNADGALAHSAADSANGCQTVLLPHRCDPAEEAEYSDELNCGGLLSSTGPFAACRAFLGAESYFRGCVNKMCAAHGDPRVLCETLQMYADICRDAGVTVPSWWNSTMCPPRCGENSHYNSCADGCSDVCSGQDGVGRCGRCQERCECNDGFQLSGGKCVPTHDCGCWHRGKHYEKGQMVLEGECLQQCQCMGHDHVQCAQLQCARNEACKVEAGVKGCFPSKPAATCSAYSDAHYITFDGTAYDFQGGCTSILASTCGAQSSVRFTVSGHNMHPLLHNVTRSKVAAVTLEIDHLKLTLNESNRVYVNKSYAGLPYFSTASSGSVWVYNINSYVLLETTFGLRMVMDGQNRFFLQVDESYKYQLCGLCGTYSDQQDDDFIKPSGQNATEAFEFADSWRAPHNNECVSHPNAPPPCENQEEAYNECFAILGDAFQPCHESVHPSIYINSCVGDYCATSGNQHTLCEALKSYAVACYVAGVELAHWATGSICGESEAQTTENPPPTRPSSQTPDPALCPIKCNFEQNLCGWQQLVQDTFDWTRYAGATPTIGSGPNHDHTTGEGFYMYIEGDGVTQGDPARLLSSECLHSGPVCLRFWYHMYGSATAMALNMYLLQGNQATKIWSVTNNHGQEWHPAKVDINVFSPFQIIAEGIRGSDALSDVAIDDISIQFHAWSLGGGTEAPSITDALLSSVVPACSLNCSFDRNVCSWKQMITDAFDWTWQSASTPTLMTGPNSDHTGDGHYLYIEASAVSLGDTARLISSECSASGSHCLQFWYHMYGSADTMGLHLYLVQDNKADAIWRKKNDQGNMWHLAQVDLKVTGAFQILFEGRRGSNDQSDVAIDDISLYSGCCSDSTKTTPAAPMTTHSITTEGAEPPTGNIATALTSTIDTTTDITVTDTQTTRQSTTKPSTPNTSPETPGSTVTIQPQTTAGVHPSSTNRPVDEGTEHPGPEATTEEMTAPITYPGSTAKPIPLITESNEPTTKPHPITSVSGATVTVQPQTTAVVHPSSTNHPGDEETEEPGPEATTEEMTTPVTYPGSTAKPIPLTTESNEPTTKPHPITSVSGATVTVQPQTTAVVHPSSTNHPVDEETEEPGPEATTEEMTAPVTYPGSTAKPIPLTTESNETTTKAHPITSVSGATVTIQPQTTAVVHPSSTNHPGDEETEEPGPEATTEEMTAPVTYPGSTAQPIPLTTESNEPTTKAHPITSVSGATVTVQTQTTAIVHPSSTNHPGDEETEEPGPEATTDEMTAPVTYPGSTAQPIPLTTESNEPTPKPHPPTSVTPQTPNKSPTATAGSQSTTSLEPQPPNATSEAQLTTTIKPQDPNESQPATAVRTQPPTAPESTPFCKENSHYSPCIPACSPTCRFLNAPPHCNDSGLCEPGCVCDDGYVLKFGLCVPIRQCGCVDRDGNKYQFGQVWYSEHCGRKCRCKREDDGGEIDCDEEECDRNAVCLQHEEGHYYCQKTTFDKCTIKEDSGYRTFDNMKHGFEGEHSSYVLVQSKNLPSNIQDVYIEGISTPDDDDDDDDDDDDDSDSSEEDHDRDRDNDGDDESNEHEGHHGLQSLKMKVYNHTVEFKQFRKLFVDGQRTKTPASPSLGLKIIKNSAHIYLSTDFGLSVKFDGQSDAEITLPRTYKRKLGGLCGNFDSRILNDRMKPDGTLAQTLQEFGESWRV; this is encoded by the exons ATGCTTGGAGGATTCTGCACACATTTGTTGGTCACAGCGACTCTACTCTTTCTAAGTCACACTGGGACTCAGTGCAGCAG GGcagaaaataacatttcatCCATCAAGTTGCCCGACTGGAAAAGCCATTCAG AATATCTTACACAATGTTCATTTGACAAACATGGCAACGCAGTGTGCGATTGGACAACGAGTCATCAAAGATCAA ATAGTCTCAGGGTGGAGACGATAGAAAGTCATGCACTGGATCAAGGTGAAGCCTGTCTTGAGTTCTGGTACTTGGTCCCCACTAATGCTTTCAAACTTGGTACTTTCAAAAGTACTACTGGTCGAGTAGAAATCTGGACCTCGCCTGCACTGGCACAAGATTCTTGGCGACAGGTGTTTGTGCCACTAAACATCATTGAATCTGAGACAACG GTTGTTCTCGAAACTGTGTCCTTGGAGACTCGGGTCACATTTAACCGCATTGGAGTAAGGAGAGGGTCATGCG GACACCAGTGTGATCCAAACAAAGAGATCCGGACAGACCCGTCCACCCGTTGCTTCTGCTCAGACAGACAGCTTTCCTGCACTCCCTCTCGGTGTCCCGAGGGTCAACGCTGTGTTGGTGCTCAAATCCGaagccccagggaggcgtctgaCGCTGGGCTATGTACTATACATAGCAACACGGACTGCAGCACTTTTGATGGAGTATTATTTCGCTTCACGGCCCCCTGCAACTACATTCTGGCACAGACCTGCTCTTCCTCTGAGGCTTTGTCCACTTTTAGTGTGGAGGTAGTCAGCGACCATGATGGCAATTCGTCGCTTCCAGCTGTGCAGCAGGTCATTGTGTCTGTGGGAGATGACAGAGTGTCTCTTCTGAAATGGCAGACACAAAGAGTTGTG GTCAACGGGATTTGGAGGAACCTTCCACTCATCTTCAGGAGTAGCACGGTCAAAATCAAGAGTAGCCTAGCAGCTGTTGAACTTGAAACCACTTTCGGCCTTTCCGTGTCATATGACAATGCGGGTGATGTGCACATCGAGCTGCCGTCCGTTTACTCCGAGAACGTCTGCAGATTATGTGGCAACTTTAACCAGCTCAGAGAGGATGACTTGGGAAATGCTGACGGAGCACTTGCGCACAGTGCCGCGGATTCGGCTAACGGCTGCCAAACGGTTCTCCTTCCTCACCGCTGTGACCCCGCCGAAGAAGCCGAGTATAGCGACGAGCTGAACTGCGGAGGCCTCCTCTCCAGTACGGGACCGTTTGCAGCATGTCGAGCCTTTCTGGGAGCAGAAAGCTACTTCAGGGGATGTGTGAACAAAATGTGCGCCGCTCACGGTGACCCTCGGGTGCTCTGTGAGACATTGCAGATGTATGCTGATATCTGCAGGGACGCTGGCGTTACTGTGCCTTCATGGTGGAATTCTACAATGTGCC CTCCACGATGCGGTGAGAACAGCCATTACAACTCGTGCGCCGACGGATGTTCAGACGTCTGCTCGGGTCAGGATGGAGTGGGACGGTGCGGACGTTGCCAGGAAAGGTGCGAGTGTAACGACGGCTTCCAACTCAGCGGGGGCAAATGTGTTCCGACGCACGACTGTGGGTGCTGGCATCGAGGAAAACACTATGAG AAAGGACAAATGGTCTTGGAAGGAGAATGTTTGCAGCAGTGCCAATGTATGGGCCACGATCATGTCCAGTGCGCTCAATTGCAATGCGCCAGAAATGAAGCTTGTAAAGTTGAAGCCGGAGTCAAAGGATGCTTCCCTAGCAAGCCTGCTGCCACCTGTAGCGCGTACAGCGATGCGCACTATATCACCTTTGACGGGACGGCGTACGACTTTCAAGGCGGATGCACTTCCATCCTGGCTAGCACATGTGGAGCCCAGAGCTCAGTCCGTTTCACAGTGAGCGGTCACAACATGCATCCTCTCCTTCATAACGTCACCCGCTCGAAAGTGGCTGCTGTGACACTTGAAATTGACCATTTGAAGCTCACATTGAATGAGAGCAACAGAGTCTAT gTGAATAAAAGCTATGCCGGACTCCCTTACTTCAGTACTGCTTCTTCCGGTTCTGTCTGGGTTTACAACATTAATAGCTACGTTCTCTTAGAGACGACCTTTGGACTAAGGATGGTGATGGATGGGCAAAACAGGTTCTTCCTGCAAGTCGATGAGAGCTACAAATACCAACTGTGTGGTCTTTGTGGTACCTACTCAGACCAGCAGGATGATGACTTCATAAAACCAAGTGGGCAAAATGCTACAGAAGCGTTTGAGTTTGCTGATAGCTGGAGGGCACCACACAATAATGA aTGTGTTTCCCACCCAAATGCTCCTCCACCCTGTGAAAaccaggaggaggcctacaatgAGTGCTTTGCCATCCTTGGAGATGCCTTCCAACCTTGCCACGAAAGTGTTCACCCGAGCATCTACATCAATAGCTGTGTTGGTGACTATTGCGCAACAAGTGGCAACCAACACACCTTGTGTGAAGCTCTTAAATCCTACGCAGTCGCTTGCTATGTGGCAGGAGTGGAACTAGCCCATTGGGCGACAGGTTCCATCTGCGGTGAGTCAG AAGCCCAAACTACAGAAAATCCTCCACCAACTCGTCCCTCCTCGCAAACACCAGATCCAGCTT TGTGCCCCATAAAGTGCAACTTTGAGCAAAATTTGTGTGGGTGGCAGCAACTCGTACAGGACACCTTTGATTGGACAAGATATGCCGGTGCCACTCCAACAATCGGAAGTGGGCCAAACCACGACCACACCACAGGGG aggGATTCTATATGTACATTGAGGGCGACGGTGTAACACAAGGAGATCCGGCTCGTCTGTTGAGCTCCGAATGCCTTCACAGTGGCCCGGTCTGCCTCCGCTTCTGGTACCACATGTATGGCTCGGCTACAGCCATGGCTCTTAATATGTACCTGCTCCAAGGAAATCAAGCCACCAAGATTTGGTCCGTGACAAACAACCATGGGCAAGAATGGCATCCAGCAAAAGTTGATATCAATGTCTTCAGCCCTTTCCAG ATCATTGCCGAGGGAATCCGAGGTTCCGACGCTCTGTCGGATGTGGCGATTGATGATATTTCCATCCAGTTCCACGCTT GGAGTCTGGGAGGCGGAACAGAAGCTCCTTCGATTACAGACGCCCTCCTGTCTTCAGTCGTCCCAG CTTGTAGCTTGAATTGCAGCTTTGATAGAAATGTTTGCAGCTGGAAACAGATGATCACAGATGCTTTTGACTGGACATGGCAAAGCGCTTCTACGCCCACCCTAATGACAGGCCCCAACTCTGACCACACGGGAG ATGGTCACTACCTCTACATTGAGGCCAGCGCCGTGTCCCTTGGCGATACAGCTCGTCTCATCAGTTCAGAATGTTCCGCCTCCGGGTCTCATTGCCTGCAGTTCTGGTACCATATGTACGGCTCGGCCGATACTATGGGCCTCCATCTATATTTGGTGCAGGACAACAAAGCCGATGCCATTTGGCGGAAGAAGAATGATCAAGGAAATATGTGGCACTTGGCTCAGGTGGACTTGAAAGTCACGGGAGCTTTCCAG ATCCTTTTTGAGGGTCGACGAGGTTCTAATGATCAGTCAGATGTGGCCATAGATGATATATCCCTATACAGTGGGTGCTGTTCAG ACTCCACTAAGACTACCCCCGCTGCACCCATGACAACACATTCGATTACAACAGAAGGTGCCGAACCTCCAACAGGAAACATAGCGACGGCACTAACATCCACAATCGATACAACAACAGACATAACTGTCACCGACACACAGACAACCAGACAGTCAACAACGAAGCCTTCCACTCCAAATACCTCACCAGAAACGCCTGGGTCGACAGTTACCATCCAACCGCAGACCACTGCCGGAGTTCACCCATCATCCACCAACCGCCCAGTAGACGAAGGAACGGAACATCCAGGACCTGAAGCCACGACTGAAGAAATGACAGCACCTATTACATACCCTGGGTCCACAGCTAAGCCCATACCGCTAATAACTGAAAGCAATGAACCCACAACTAAACCACACCCGATAACATCGGTGTCTGGTGCGACAGTTACCGTCCAACCGCAGACCACTGCCGTAGTTCACCCATCATCCACCAACCACCCAGGAGACGAAGAAACGGAAGAGCCAGGACCTGAAGCCaccactgaagaaatgacaacgCCTGTTACATACCCTGGGTCCACAGCTAAACCCATACCGCTAACAACAGAAAGCAATGAACCCACAACTAAACCACACCCGATAACATCGGTGTCTGGTGCGACAGTTACCGTCCAACCGCAGACCACTGCCGTAGTTCACCCATCATCCACCAACCACCCAGTAGACGAAGAAACGGAAGAGCCGGGACCTGAAGCCaccactgaagaaatgacagcACCTGTTACATACCCTGGGTCCACAGCTAAGCCCATACCGCTAACAACAGAAAGCAATGAAACTACAACTAAAGCACACCCTATAACATCGGTGTCTGGTGCGACAGTTACCATCCAACCGCAGACCACTGCCGTAGTTCACCCATCATCCACCAACCACCCAGGAGACGAAGAAACGGAAGAGCCAGGACCCGAAGCCACAACTGAAGAAATGACAGCACCTGTTACATACCCTGGGTCCACAGCTCAGCCCATACCGCTAACAACAGAAAGCAATGAACCTACAACTAAAGCACACCCGATAACATCGGTGTCTGGTGCAACAGTTACCGTCCAAACGCAGACCACTGCCATAGTTCACCCATCATCAACCAACCACCCAGGAGACGAAGAAACGGAAGAGCCGGGACCTGAAGCCACCACTGACGAAATGACAGCACCTGTTACATACCCTGGGTCCACAGCTCAGCCCATACCGCTAACAACAGAAAGCAATGAACCCACACCGAAACCACACCCACCAACATCAGTGACAccacagactccaaacaaaagTCCAACAGCAACAGCAGGATCTCAATCAACAACTAGTCTTGAACCTCAGCCTCCAAATGCAACAAGTGAAGCACAGTTAACCACGACCATCAAACCACAAGATCCGAATGAATCTCAACCAGCGACCGCTGTTCGAACACAGCCCCCAACTGCACCTGAATCAA CACCTTTCTGCAAAGAGAACAGCCATTACAGCCCATGTATCCCAGCCTGCAGTCCAACCTGCAGATTTTTGAACGCTCCACCACATTGTAATGACAGTGGGCTTTGTGAGCCGGGTTGCGTGTGTGATGACGGCTATGTGCTGAAATTTGGCCTTTGCGTGCCAATCCGACAATGCGGATGCGTGGACAGAGATGGCAATAAATACCAA ttcGGCCAAGTTTGGTATAGCGAACACTGCGGTCGGAAATGTAGATGCAAGCGGGAAGATGACGGTGGGGAGATTGATTGTGATGAAGAAGAGTGTGACAGAAATGCCGTTTGCCTCCAACATGAAGAGGGACATTATTACTGCCAGAAAACAA CTTTTGACAAATGTACAATCAAAGAAGACTCTGGCTACAGGACTTTTGACAACATGAAGCATGGCTTTGAGGGAGAACACTCGTCGTATGTGCTGGTCCAAAGCAAAAACTTGCCTAGTAATATCCAGGACGTTTACATCGAGGGGATCAGTAcacccgatgatgatgatgatgatgatgatgatgatgatgatgatagtgaTAGTAGTGAAGAAGACCACGACCGCGATCGTGACAACGATGGTGACGATGAAAGCAATGAGCATGAAGGACACCACGGATTGCAGAGCCTCAAAATGAAAGTGTACAATCATACCGTGGAGTTCAAGCAGTTTCGCAAGTTGTTT GTGGATGGACAGAGAACCAAGACACCTGCTTCACCGTCTCTTGGTCTAAAGATTATCAAGAATTCCGCTCACATTTATCTCAGTACAGACTTTGGTCTTTCCGTAAAGTTTGATGGTCAAAGTGACGCAG AAATAACTCTACCGCGGACATACAAACGGAAGCTGGGGGGCCTGTGTGGAAACTTTGACAGTCGAATCTTGAATGACCGGATGAAACCGGATGGCACGCTGGCCCAGACGCTTCAAGAGTTTGGAGAAAGTTGGAGAgtgtga